A window of the Flavobacteriales bacterium genome harbors these coding sequences:
- a CDS encoding amino acid permease yields MKKVVPKKLNELAATAISGNDISSSCLYVSALAIMYAGQYAWISLLMVGAVLFLFRKIYGEVVGALPLNGGAYNALLNTTSKSMASLAATLTLLSYMATAVISANEAIHYLHSLFHQLPIIIATIVLLAMFMGLNIIGIGESSKVAIGIFIFHLTSLVLLSGFCGWHIIVNGFDVFLANFHLPVEGGILRALFFGFAAAMLGISGFESSANFVEEQQEGVFRKTLRNMWIVVTVFNPLMAFLALAIIPIEAVEGNQEALLSYMGDVTGGKWLSVLISVDAALVLSGAVLTSYVGVSGLVERITLDRILPPFLLKRNSRGSAYRISLLFFFLCVSILLITGGKLGALAGVYTIAFLSVMVLFGLGNVLLKVRRRNLPRPERSGWISLMIAIIAVLTAIIGNAVLNPPYLIVFFQYFIPTLLLVTIMLNRTLLLRLLLSILKYMFTPVQNFFIRSNTNLTNLIDEINSQEFVYFTKDDDVATLNKVMQYIQRNEHTKKLKVVTAVKKGQTPSAQFLNDIDVLDREYPHIKIDFIVLEEAFGPKLIEKLSKQWNIPVNFMFIGSPGDHFPFKVEQLGGVRLII; encoded by the coding sequence ATGAAAAAGGTAGTTCCAAAGAAGTTGAATGAGCTGGCCGCCACGGCCATTTCGGGTAACGACATCAGTTCGTCCTGTCTTTATGTTTCGGCATTGGCCATTATGTATGCAGGCCAATATGCCTGGATCTCGCTGCTAATGGTGGGTGCGGTGCTCTTCCTCTTCCGCAAGATCTATGGCGAAGTGGTGGGTGCGCTGCCGCTTAACGGAGGCGCGTACAACGCCCTGCTCAACACCACCAGCAAGTCGATGGCATCGTTGGCGGCCACGCTTACGCTGCTATCGTACATGGCCACGGCCGTCATCTCGGCCAACGAGGCCATACATTATCTGCACAGCCTGTTCCACCAGTTGCCCATCATCATTGCCACCATTGTACTGCTGGCCATGTTCATGGGACTGAACATCATCGGCATTGGGGAATCGTCCAAAGTGGCCATCGGCATCTTCATTTTCCATCTTACATCGTTGGTACTGCTTTCGGGTTTCTGCGGATGGCACATTATTGTCAACGGATTCGATGTGTTCCTTGCCAACTTCCATCTGCCTGTGGAAGGTGGAATTCTGCGAGCACTCTTCTTCGGATTTGCCGCAGCCATGTTGGGCATCAGCGGGTTCGAGAGTTCGGCCAATTTTGTGGAAGAACAGCAGGAAGGAGTGTTCCGCAAAACGCTGCGCAACATGTGGATCGTGGTCACGGTATTCAACCCATTGATGGCATTCCTTGCCTTGGCCATCATCCCGATCGAAGCGGTAGAAGGCAATCAGGAAGCGTTACTCTCTTACATGGGAGATGTAACGGGCGGCAAATGGCTATCGGTGCTTATTTCGGTAGATGCTGCGCTGGTGCTGAGCGGTGCAGTGCTTACTTCGTATGTGGGAGTAAGCGGACTGGTGGAGCGCATCACCTTGGACCGCATCCTCCCTCCTTTCCTACTCAAGCGGAACAGTCGCGGAAGTGCCTACCGTATTTCGTTGTTGTTCTTCTTTCTCTGCGTTTCCATCCTGCTCATTACTGGCGGAAAACTCGGAGCCTTGGCTGGTGTTTACACCATTGCCTTCCTATCGGTGATGGTACTTTTCGGTCTGGGAAATGTGCTTCTGAAAGTCAGACGCAGAAACCTCCCGCGCCCAGAACGCTCTGGTTGGATCTCCCTGATGATAGCCATAATTGCGGTGTTAACGGCCATTATCGGAAATGCGGTTCTCAACCCACCATACCTCATCGTGTTCTTCCAATATTTCATTCCCACATTGCTGTTGGTGACCATTATGCTGAACCGAACGCTGCTGTTGCGTTTGCTTCTCAGTATTCTCAAATACATGTTCACGCCCGTTCAGAACTTCTTTATCCGCTCCAACACCAACCTCACCAATCTTATCGATGAGATCAACTCGCAGGAGTTCGTGTATTTTACCAAGGATGATGACGTGGCCACGCTGAACAAGGTGATGCAGTACATTCAACGGAACGAGCATACCAAGAAACTGAAGGTTGTAACTGCTGTGAAGAAAGGACAGACACCCTCAGCCCAGTTCCTCAACGACATTGATGTGCTGGACCGCGAATATCCGCACATCAAAATCGATTTCATTGTATTGGAAGAAGCCTTCGGTCCGAAGCTGATCGAGAAGCTTTCGAAGCAATGGAACATCCCCGTCAACTTCATGTTCATCGGTTCGCCAGGCGACCATTTCCCGTTCAAAGTAGAACAGTTGGGCGGTGTAAGATTGATCATATAA
- a CDS encoding ATP-binding cassette domain-containing protein, which yields MNYLSAENLSRSYGERVLFDEVTFGIDRGQKMALVAKNGTGKTSLLRILAGLEPSEGDGKVVYRNGITVGYLKQEPELNPEHTVMDAVFDPTNELMQAVRRYEEAVAHHANPEVLQRSFDEMERLNAWDIEAQAKEILTSLNITEFEQKVGTLSGGQVKRVAMAKMLIEQPDLMILDEPTNHLDIEMIEWLEGFLSKPEKTILMVTHDRVFLDQVCDTIIELENGQLYKHRGNYSTYLNNRALRQEVEAANVDKAQNLYRKELEWMRRQPKARTTKSKSREDAFYETEKVAKTNLKQDELKVDVNMQRMGSKILELHRIRKAYGDNVLLDGFDYKFRRGERIGIVGANGSGKSTLLKMILGQIEPDGGKIVIGETVKIGYYGQDGLELKEGKRMIEVITDIADHIPLKKGKSISAAQLLERFLFPRHMHYQVVEKLSGGEKKRLYLLTVLMSNPNFLILDEPTNDLDLLTLNVLEDFLMDFEGCILIVTHDRHFMNKLVDQLFIFEGNGNVRGFVGNYDQYRFAREEEKEAEKRKAASIKKAEKQTETQASKGKMGFNEKREFGLLEVEIPKLEKKKAALTAELESIVDDHEKLVKVSEEFQRVSDELEEKEMRWLELSELEG from the coding sequence GGCATTGACCGTGGGCAGAAGATGGCGCTGGTGGCCAAGAATGGTACTGGCAAAACCTCGCTCCTGCGTATTCTGGCAGGGCTGGAACCATCAGAAGGCGATGGAAAAGTGGTGTACAGAAACGGCATCACCGTGGGTTATCTGAAACAGGAACCCGAACTGAACCCTGAGCACACCGTGATGGATGCGGTGTTCGACCCTACGAACGAACTGATGCAAGCCGTGCGCAGGTACGAGGAGGCGGTGGCGCATCATGCCAACCCAGAAGTTCTTCAGCGAAGTTTTGATGAGATGGAACGCCTCAACGCGTGGGACATTGAAGCACAGGCAAAGGAAATTCTCACTTCGCTCAACATCACGGAGTTTGAGCAGAAAGTTGGAACGCTTTCGGGCGGACAGGTGAAGCGCGTGGCGATGGCCAAAATGCTCATCGAGCAGCCCGACCTGATGATATTGGACGAGCCCACCAACCACCTCGACATTGAGATGATCGAATGGCTGGAAGGTTTCCTCTCGAAGCCCGAAAAGACCATCCTGATGGTGACGCACGACCGCGTGTTCTTGGACCAAGTGTGCGACACGATCATTGAACTGGAAAACGGCCAACTGTATAAGCATCGCGGCAACTATTCGACCTACCTGAACAACCGCGCGCTGCGGCAGGAAGTGGAAGCCGCGAATGTGGACAAGGCGCAGAACCTCTACCGAAAAGAGTTGGAATGGATGCGTAGGCAGCCGAAGGCGCGCACCACCAAATCGAAATCGCGTGAGGATGCGTTTTACGAGACCGAAAAGGTGGCCAAGACGAACCTGAAGCAGGACGAACTGAAGGTGGACGTGAACATGCAGCGTATGGGCAGCAAGATCCTGGAGCTGCATCGCATCCGTAAAGCTTATGGCGATAACGTGTTGCTCGATGGGTTCGATTATAAGTTCAGGCGAGGTGAACGCATCGGGATTGTAGGCGCCAACGGTAGCGGGAAATCCACGCTGCTGAAGATGATATTGGGCCAGATAGAGCCCGATGGCGGCAAGATTGTGATCGGAGAAACGGTGAAGATCGGATACTACGGTCAGGATGGATTGGAACTGAAGGAAGGCAAACGAATGATCGAGGTGATAACCGACATTGCCGACCACATTCCGCTCAAAAAGGGCAAGTCCATTTCGGCCGCGCAACTGTTGGAACGCTTCCTGTTTCCGCGCCACATGCACTACCAAGTGGTGGAGAAACTGAGCGGTGGCGAGAAGAAACGCCTTTACCTCCTCACGGTGCTGATGTCGAACCCGAACTTCCTTATTCTGGATGAGCCGACCAACGACCTCGACCTGCTAACGCTGAACGTGTTGGAGGATTTCCTGATGGATTTCGAAGGTTGCATCCTTATCGTGACACACGACCGCCACTTCATGAATAAGCTCGTGGACCAGCTTTTCATCTTTGAAGGAAACGGAAATGTGCGCGGCTTTGTGGGCAATTATGACCAGTATCGTTTCGCCCGTGAAGAAGAGAAAGAGGCCGAGAAACGCAAGGCTGCTTCCATCAAAAAGGCAGAAAAGCAAACGGAGACGCAAGCTTCGAAAGGCAAAATGGGCTTCAACGAAAAACGTGAGTTCGGTCTGCTGGAAGTAGAGATCCCCAAACTGGAAAAGAAGAAAGCTGCCTTAACTGCTGAACTCGAAAGCATTGTCGATGACCACGAAAAGCTCGTGAAAGTATCAGAGGAATTTCAACGTGTTTCAGACGAACTGGAAGAAAAGGAAATGCGGTGGTTGGAGTTGAGTGAGTTGGAGGGTTGA
- a CDS encoding OmpA family protein, translated as MKLLFPFVVLAVSAFGQERFEADTVVKGYVCDFKTKKLVNGEITGVGVDGTTFEILFEDGVFWLANNLIMPDMSYVLTISDPKEKSKRRFLNRTFKVSTVGIKEDDLPLINDKEVDYPTGCGRTPNVFFAKNSSQLDILAIETLTELASTLKENPTVVMEIIGRAGFYEDGVAQLSLRRSEIIVDFLMGKGIVADRLITSIQSADSAPYIMDLYVPPIQRGTVLDKNYVDSLVGFELKELARKYNSAAQFKVIRNDYVPKK; from the coding sequence ATGAAGCTTCTTTTTCCGTTTGTGGTTTTAGCGGTTTCTGCTTTTGGGCAGGAGAGGTTTGAAGCGGATACGGTCGTTAAAGGTTATGTATGTGACTTTAAGACTAAGAAATTGGTCAACGGGGAAATTACTGGGGTTGGAGTTGATGGTACCACGTTTGAGATTTTATTTGAGGATGGGGTCTTCTGGCTTGCGAACAATCTGATTATGCCAGATATGTCGTACGTTCTGACTATTTCTGACCCGAAAGAGAAATCAAAGAGGCGGTTTCTAAACAGAACCTTCAAAGTTTCGACAGTTGGAATTAAGGAAGATGACCTGCCCCTGATCAACGATAAGGAGGTGGACTATCCTACTGGTTGTGGCAGAACACCTAATGTGTTTTTCGCCAAGAACTCTTCGCAGCTTGACATTCTGGCCATTGAGACCTTAACTGAATTAGCATCGACATTGAAGGAGAATCCAACAGTTGTGATGGAGATTATCGGAAGAGCTGGATTTTATGAAGATGGGGTTGCCCAACTTTCGCTCAGGCGATCTGAAATCATTGTTGATTTTTTAATGGGAAAGGGTATAGTTGCTGATAGACTAATTACTTCGATTCAATCAGCCGATTCAGCTCCTTATATCATGGATTTGTATGTTCCGCCAATACAAAGAGGAACCGTGTTAGATAAGAATTATGTTGACAGTTTAGTAGGTTTTGAGCTGAAAGAGTTAGCACGAAAGTATAATTCTGCTGCCCAATTCAAAGTGATACGAAACGATTACGTGCCGAAGAAGTAA
- a CDS encoding FMN-binding glutamate synthase family protein has translation MKVRELFIFLSVASLAAIAAIYTIWPPVVWFLIVVLPLVVLGVYDIFQTQHSILRNYPVVGHLRYLLEDFRPEIMQYFVETDTQGRPIDRIERSLVYERAKGVNDTAPFGTQEDVYSEGYEWMEHSIYAKNPDEMDDVPRVTVGGQQCSRPYSASVLNISAMSFGSLSKNAILALNTGAKLGNFAHNTGEGGLSPHHLQPGGDIIWQIGTGYFGCRTKDGKFSPELFQEKAAHESVKMIEIKISQGAKPGHGGILPAIKNTEEIAAIRHVEPHTTVFSPPHHTAFSDAESLMEFVKQLRELSSGKPTGFKLCVGRTEEFVDICKAMLSTGILPDFITVDGGEGGTGAAPVEFSNSLGMPLRDGLAFVVDTLTGFNLKKDIRVIASGKIISGFHMARAVALGADMCNSARAMMLAIGCIQSLECHVNTCPTGVATQNKSLMRGLVVEDKAKRVASYHKKTVQSFLELVAATGSTHYSQLNRTHVKRRVSMNRVLRYDEIYPTVANGCMLNTMAE, from the coding sequence ATGAAAGTACGTGAGCTGTTTATTTTTCTATCTGTTGCAAGCCTTGCTGCCATTGCAGCGATCTATACCATCTGGCCTCCTGTGGTCTGGTTCCTTATCGTTGTTTTACCGCTCGTGGTTCTTGGTGTCTATGATATTTTTCAGACGCAGCACAGCATTCTGCGCAACTACCCTGTGGTAGGGCATTTGCGGTATCTGCTTGAAGATTTCCGTCCAGAGATCATGCAGTATTTTGTGGAAACGGATACGCAGGGAAGGCCGATAGACCGTATTGAACGCTCGTTGGTTTACGAACGTGCAAAAGGCGTGAACGATACCGCTCCGTTCGGAACCCAAGAGGATGTTTACAGCGAAGGCTACGAGTGGATGGAGCATTCCATCTACGCTAAAAACCCAGATGAAATGGATGATGTGCCCCGCGTAACGGTTGGAGGTCAGCAATGCAGCAGACCTTACTCTGCCAGTGTGCTTAATATCTCGGCCATGAGCTTCGGTTCGCTGAGCAAGAACGCGATACTGGCGTTGAACACGGGTGCCAAACTCGGCAACTTTGCGCACAACACGGGCGAAGGCGGCCTGAGTCCTCACCATTTGCAGCCTGGCGGTGACATCATCTGGCAGATCGGAACAGGATATTTCGGCTGTAGAACAAAGGATGGGAAGTTTTCCCCGGAACTGTTTCAAGAGAAAGCTGCGCATGAAAGTGTGAAGATGATAGAGATCAAGATCTCTCAGGGCGCCAAACCCGGACATGGCGGTATTCTTCCCGCCATCAAAAACACCGAGGAAATTGCAGCCATCCGCCACGTGGAGCCGCACACCACGGTTTTCTCGCCACCGCATCACACGGCCTTTTCGGATGCAGAAAGTCTGATGGAATTCGTGAAACAGCTCCGCGAACTCTCAAGCGGAAAGCCTACCGGTTTTAAGCTGTGCGTAGGCAGAACTGAAGAATTTGTGGACATCTGCAAGGCCATGCTCTCCACAGGTATTCTCCCCGATTTCATTACCGTAGATGGAGGCGAAGGCGGAACGGGTGCCGCCCCGGTGGAATTCTCCAATTCGTTGGGAATGCCGCTACGGGATGGGTTGGCCTTTGTGGTCGATACGCTCACTGGCTTCAACCTCAAGAAGGACATCCGGGTCATCGCATCGGGCAAGATCATCAGTGGTTTTCATATGGCGCGCGCGGTTGCTTTGGGTGCCGATATGTGCAATAGTGCCCGTGCGATGATGTTGGCCATTGGTTGTATTCAGTCGTTGGAATGCCATGTGAACACCTGCCCAACGGGTGTGGCAACGCAGAACAAAAGCCTGATGCGCGGGCTGGTGGTGGAAGACAAGGCCAAGCGCGTAGCCTCGTATCACAAAAAGACGGTTCAGAGCTTTTTAGAGCTGGTGGCAGCAACAGGAAGTACGCATTACAGCCAACTGAATCGCACACATGTGAAGCGAAGAGTAAGCATGAACAGAGTACTGAGGTATGATGAGATCTATCCGACCGTGGCCAACGGATGTATGCTGAACACCATGGCGGAGTAG